In the Pseudodesulfovibrio alkaliphilus genome, one interval contains:
- a CDS encoding Fur family transcriptional regulator, which produces MPHADTANAARIFLTRTGIEPTLNRILVYSAMADSDQPLTAREILDKVLADHHINRVTVYRILDLLADSGAVNRIASVDGASRFCSRGGRWPAGHSHFHCTRCGEVRCVDNATLHLDETELGNALSMRVDNVDLRLDGICASCAEAARSDQAEKQPGQ; this is translated from the coding sequence ATGCCCCATGCCGATACCGCGAACGCTGCCCGGATTTTTCTGACCAGGACAGGCATTGAGCCGACCCTCAACCGCATCCTTGTCTACTCGGCCATGGCCGACAGCGACCAGCCACTCACCGCCCGGGAGATTCTCGACAAGGTCCTGGCCGACCACCACATCAACCGGGTCACGGTCTACCGGATTCTGGACCTGCTGGCCGACAGCGGCGCGGTCAACCGCATCGCCTCGGTGGACGGGGCTTCGCGCTTCTGTTCGCGGGGCGGCCGCTGGCCTGCCGGACACAGCCACTTCCACTGTACGCGCTGCGGAGAGGTGCGTTGCGTGGACAACGCCACCCTCCACCTGGACGAAACGGAGCTGGGCAACGCCCTATCCATGCGGGTGGACAACGTGGACCTGCGCCTGGACGGCATCTGCGCCTCGTGCGCCGAGGCGGCCAGGTCGGATCAGGCGGAAAAACAGCCCGGTCAATAG
- a CDS encoding metal ABC transporter solute-binding protein, Zn/Mn family, with amino-acid sequence MMKKRILLTAFAFFLAAALGVGPARAQTPVFVSILPQKYFVERIAGDLAQVSVLVMPGASPHTYEPTPRQMAALAKAKAYFSIGVTFENIWLPRINSANPSLRIVPTARGIEKLPMDAHHHHDDEGHGHDHGAAHHHHGHEHDHGHDHDHGILDPHVWLSPNGAKVLAANTRDGLIRMDPANEAAYRANADALLREIDSVDADIRALLDGLPESRRSFMVFHPSWGYFAHQYGLNQISIEVAGREPSPKGLAEVIEQGRALGIRVIFVQPQFSGKSAAVIAAEIGAHTAVLDPLAEDWPASMRDTARAIAAAAR; translated from the coding sequence ATGATGAAAAAACGTATCCTGCTGACCGCTTTTGCCTTTTTCCTGGCCGCCGCCCTGGGTGTCGGCCCGGCCCGCGCCCAGACTCCGGTCTTTGTCAGCATCCTGCCCCAGAAGTATTTTGTCGAACGGATCGCTGGCGATCTGGCCCAGGTCTCCGTGCTGGTCATGCCAGGCGCCAGCCCCCACACCTACGAGCCGACCCCCAGGCAAATGGCCGCCCTGGCCAAGGCCAAGGCGTATTTCTCCATCGGCGTGACCTTTGAGAATATCTGGCTGCCGCGCATCAACAGCGCCAACCCGTCCCTGCGCATCGTGCCCACGGCCCGGGGAATCGAGAAACTCCCCATGGACGCGCATCACCATCACGACGACGAGGGGCATGGCCATGACCACGGCGCAGCGCACCACCATCATGGACATGAGCACGACCATGGGCACGATCACGACCATGGCATTCTCGATCCTCATGTCTGGCTCTCTCCCAACGGCGCCAAGGTGCTGGCCGCGAATACCCGCGACGGCCTGATCAGGATGGACCCGGCCAACGAGGCTGCCTACCGGGCCAATGCAGACGCCCTGCTCCGGGAGATCGACAGCGTGGACGCCGACATCCGCGCCCTGCTCGACGGCCTGCCCGAGAGCAGACGCTCGTTCATGGTCTTCCATCCTTCATGGGGCTATTTCGCCCACCAATATGGGCTGAACCAGATATCCATCGAGGTGGCCGGTCGGGAACCGAGCCCCAAGGGACTGGCCGAAGTCATTGAACAGGGCCGCGCCCTGGGTATCCGGGTGATCTTCGTCCAGCCCCAGTTCTCGGGAAAAAGCGCCGCGGTCATCGCGGCCGAGATCGGCGCACACACTGCCGTGCTCGACCCCCTGGCCGAGGACTGGCCCGCTTCCATGCGCGACACCGCCCGTGCCATCGCCGCAGCGGCCCGCTAA